A stretch of DNA from Staphylococcus sp. KG4-3:
TATGTGAGGCCATCATGGCAACACCATGGCTATGGTTCAAAATTGTTAACTGAAGGATTGAATTATTTTGAGGATAAATATGACGAAGTCTTTTTAGAAGTCGATAATAAAAATGATGAAGCAGTGTCATTTTATGAGCAAAAGGGCTTCGAAAAACTCCGTTCTTACACACATGTAATGTATGGAGAAGCAATGGATTTGGCATTAATGCGTAAAACATTAAAATAAGCTACGCAGTATAGATATGGATAGGAGAATGACATTGACTTTTACAACATATGCTACACAAAAATTACCAGAAGAAAAAGTGTTTAAAGACCCCATTCATAGGTACATTCATGTCAGAGATCAAGTAGTTTGGGATTTAATTAAAACAAAAGAGTTCCAACGTTTGAGAAGAATCAAGCAATTAGGTACACTATATCTCTCATTCCATACAGCTGAACATAGTAGATTTGGGCATTCACTTGGTGTATATGAAATCGTGCGTAGAATAATCGATGATTCATTTGATGGACGAGAAGCGTGGGATAACAATGATAGACCATTAGCCTTATGTGCAGCCTTACTACACGATTTAGGGCATGGGCCTTTTTCACATAGTTTTGAAAAAATATTTAATACAGATCATGAAGCTTTTACACAAGCGATAATCACTGGGCCAACTGAAGTTAACGAAGTTTTAAAACGTGTGTCAGAAGATTTTCCTCAACAAGTAGCTGATGTAATTAATAAAACACATAAAAATAAATTAGTAATCTCAATGATATCTTCTCAAATTGACGCAGATAGAATGGATTATTTACAACGAGATGCTTATTTTACAGGTGTATCTTATGGACAATTTGACATGGAACGTATATTAAGGCTGATGAGACCTTCTAAAGATGAGGTCCTCATTAAAGAGAGTGGCATGCACGCCGTTGAGAACTTTATCATGAGTCGCTATCAAATGTATTGGCAAATATACTTTCATCCGGTAAGTAGAGGTGGCGAGGTTTTATTAAACAACTGTTTAAAACGCGCGAAACAATTGTATAACGAAGGTTACACATTTAAAATGTATCCGACTGACTTCATACCTTTCTTTGAAGAGTCTATGACAATTGAGCAATACGTTGATTTAGATGAAGCGGTTGTATTATATTACTTAAAAGCTTGGGTTAAAGAAGATGACCCTATACTGAGTGACTTATCTCGTCGTTTCATTAATCGCGACTTATTTAAATATATGCCATTTGATGGATCTATTATAACGATTACAGAATTAACGGATTTATTTGTTCAAGCAGGGATTGATCCAAATTATTATTTCGTAAGCGAGTCTTTTTC
This window harbors:
- a CDS encoding HD domain-containing protein; this translates as MTLTFTTYATQKLPEEKVFKDPIHRYIHVRDQVVWDLIKTKEFQRLRRIKQLGTLYLSFHTAEHSRFGHSLGVYEIVRRIIDDSFDGREAWDNNDRPLALCAALLHDLGHGPFSHSFEKIFNTDHEAFTQAIITGPTEVNEVLKRVSEDFPQQVADVINKTHKNKLVISMISSQIDADRMDYLQRDAYFTGVSYGQFDMERILRLMRPSKDEVLIKESGMHAVENFIMSRYQMYWQIYFHPVSRGGEVLLNNCLKRAKQLYNEGYTFKMYPTDFIPFFEESMTIEQYVDLDEAVVLYYLKAWVKEDDPILSDLSRRFINRDLFKYMPFDGSIITITELTDLFVQAGIDPNYYFVSESFSDLPYDYDRPGSDRKPIHLLKRNGKTREISSQSLVIHSITGINREDYKLYYPKELISQIEDDQIKNAINSILDELN